In one Nocardioides sp. NBC_00368 genomic region, the following are encoded:
- a CDS encoding antibiotic biosynthesis monooxygenase family protein gives MSIAKTPEPPYTAVIFTSLRTPTGDGYAETAARMEELAAEQPGFLGIESARDGIGITVSYWTDDEAARSWKTVAEHRRAQQTGRSLWYEDYQVRVATVTRAYGMGGC, from the coding sequence GTGAGCATCGCCAAGACGCCCGAGCCGCCCTACACGGCCGTCATCTTCACCTCCCTGCGTACGCCGACCGGTGACGGGTATGCGGAGACCGCCGCCCGGATGGAAGAGCTCGCCGCCGAGCAGCCGGGATTCCTGGGTATCGAGTCGGCCCGCGACGGGATCGGCATCACCGTCTCGTACTGGACCGACGACGAGGCCGCCCGGTCTTGGAAGACCGTCGCTGAGCACCGTCGTGCCCAGCAGACCGGTCGGAGCCTGTGGTACGAGGACTACCAGGTACGCGTCGCCACCGTGACTCGCGCTTACGGCATGGGTGGCTGTTAG